The Diaminobutyricimonas aerilata nucleotide sequence ACCACTACACCGAAATCAATAGGTTTGTATGGGATTGAGCTGTGAGCGGACGCGCACGACCGAAGACCCTGATCACGCTGGTGATCCTGCTGATCGCCGAGGCGGCCGTAGTGGCCTCCGCAGCTGTGTTCCTGCTGTATGAGCTCGTGACGGAGCCCGCCGCGTCCGTCGTGAGCGCCGTCGCGCTCGTCGTGCTCGCGGCTCTCGCCGCGGTCTGGCTCGCGGTGCTCGCGGCCGCGACGTGGCGGCGCCGACCGTGGATCCGCGGCGGCGCGCTCGTCTGGCAGGTGCTGCAGCTCGCCGTCGCCGTCGGCAGCTTCCAGGGGCCGGCGCCGCGTCCCGACATCGGCTGGGCGCTCGCGATCCCGGCGGTGATCGTGCTCGTGCTGCTTTTCACCCCCGGAGTGCTCGCGAGCACCCGACGCGAGGCCTGAGCCGGTCTGCGCGGAGGGTCAGGCGTCGAGCCCGAGCTTCTTCCGCAGCGACGCCACGTGACCGGTCGCCTTCACGTTGTAGAGGGGGAGCGTGATCGCACCCTGCTCGTCGATGACGAAGGTCGAGCGGATGGAGCCGGTGACCGTCTTGCCGTAGAGCGACTTCTCGCCCCACGCCCCGTAGGCGCGATGCACGGCGAGGTCCGGGTCGCTCAGCAGGGGGAAGTTCAGCTGCTGCTCGTCGCGGAACTTCTGTAGCGCCGCCGTCTCGTCCTTCGAGACGCCGAGCACCCGGTAGCCCGCCGACTTGAGCGAGTTGAGGCTGTCGCGGAAGTCGCACGCCTCCTTGGTGCACCCGGGCGTGCTCGCCGCCGGGTAGAAGTACACGATGACCTTCTCGCCGCGCAGGTCGGAGAGCGCGACCTGATCGCCGTTCTCGTCGGCGAGGGTGAAGTCGGGGGCGGGGCTGCCGGCGGTGAGGCGGTCGGTCACGGCGGTCTCCTTCGCGAGGGATCGGGCGGCGGCGCGACTGCCGCGCGCGCCACCCGTCATGCTGGCACAACGCGCTGACGCCCGCGGTCAGCCGGCGGCGGGACGGTGGGTGGAGGTCGGCGCGGCCCGGTCGTCGATCGCGGCGGCCAGTCGGTCGAGCCGGTCGATCGCCTCGGAGAACCGGTCGGCGGCATCCCAGAGTGCCGGATGCGCGGTCCGGATCGCGGCGTCGTCGTCACCGGCGGAGCGCAGCGCGGCGAGGTCGTAGCTGAGGTTCGCGCGGGCTCCCGCGAGCGCGCCGCGCAGCGACGCCGTGGCGACGGCGACGTCGGCGATGAGAAAGGGCTTGCCGTGCTCGGCGAGCCACTCGAGGTCGGCGATGGCCGCGCATGCGTGCTCGCCGAGGGTCGCCGAGGAGCGTGCCGCGTCGAGCGACGCCGTGCGGATGTCGCCGTGGTCGCGGAAGGCCGCACCGAGAGCGCCCGACACCGTGGCGTCGTCGTCGGTCAGGCGCAACGCGGTCCGCTGCAGCGCACGGGCCCGCTCGGCCGGTTCGTCCGCCTCCGTGTACGCCGCGACCATCGACATGAGCCCCGCGGCGATCGACAGCATGACGCCGACCGCGGCTCCGCCGCCCGGCACCCCGGCCGGTTCGGCGAGGCGCCGCATCCATTCCCCGACGGTGGAATCCCCGGTCGACGGTACGTCCATGCCGTCAGTCTGCCCGCATCCGCCCCGACGCGCCTGGGCGCGATGGCCGGGTTCGACGCGGGGCGGGGGAGATGCTATCGTTGACCCTCGGTTCGGAGAACATCCCGAACGCGCACCTCTAGCTCAATTGGCAGAGCAACTGACTCTTAATCAGTGGGTTCCGGGTTCAAGTCCCGGGGGGTGTACGGATCGCCCCGTGAACTCTCGCCAGTTCGCGGGGCTTTTCATTTCCCGCCGCAGCCCGCGGCCGCGGGCGGCCGCGAATCGCCGGCGTGTGATCGCGCTGATGCCGCCCCGGCTCGCCGTCTGGACACTGCGTCGGCGCTCGACGCGGTGCCCAGAGGCGGCGGGCTCGACGCGGTGTCAGACGCGCGCGAGCGCCGGGTAGAGCGCCTCGAGCGGGGCGGAGAGCGCGGCCTTCGTCGCGCGGCTCGCCTCATCGGCGAGCACCTCGTAGTCGCCCGCCTCCAGGCCGTCGAAGATCGCCGCGACGATGTCGTCCGGGTTCTCCTTCGGCACGTCCAGCCGCTCGGTCATGGGGGTGTCCGTGTAGCCGAGGTGTGCTCCGACCAGGTGCGTCCCCTGCTCCCGCAGTTCGACGCGCAGCGCGTTGCTCAGTGACCAGAAGGCCGCCTTGGAGCTCGCGTAGACACCGGTTCCGAGCCAGCTGAGCGCCGAGTGGATGTTCACGACCGCGCCCCCGCCGTTGTCGGCGAGCACGGGGGCGAACCGCTGCGTCATCGCCAGTTGCGCCACGACGTTCGTGCCGAGGATGCGCCGGGCGTCGTCGACGGGGATCGACAGCACGCGTCGTCCGCCGTCGGAGACGCCGGCGTTGTTGATGAGGATCGTGGTGTCGGTGGCCACGGCGGCGGCCGCCTCGACCGACTCGATCGAGTCGATGTCGAGTGCGAGGGGGACGACTCGCGCGTCGTCCCACTCCTGCGGGGTGCGTGCCGTGGCGTACACCTTCCGCGCACCCCGAGCGAGTGCCTCGCGGACGAACGAGCGGCCGAGGCCGCCGTTCGCCCCGGTGATGAGCACGGTGGAGTCGCGCAGTGCGGTCATGACGGTGGGCCTTTCGTCGGCTGGGATCTGGTGCGGCGGATCACCGCACCTAGGTAGGAATTGCCAACCTAGCACCCTGGATATGGCAAGACAATCCAGCGTAGGATCGATCCATGATCAGCCCGGCCGAACGGAACGCGCGCTGCTCGGTGGCGCGCAGCCTCGAGGTGCTCGGCGAGAAGTGGACGCTCCTCGTCGTGCGCGAGGCGCTCGCCGGGGTGACCCGGTTCAGCGGGTTCCGCGAGCGACTCGGGATCGCCCCCGACATCCTCACGGCGCGGCTCGACACCCTCGTCGGGGCCGGCGTGCTCGAGCGTCGCCCCTATCGCGAGGCGGGTCGGCGTCAGCGTGACGAGTACGTGCTCACCGACGCGGGCCTGCGCCTCACCACGGTGCTCGCCGCCTTCGTCGACTGGGGCGACGCCCACCGGCCATCCGGCCACGGACCCGCCACCGTCTACGTCGATCGCGCCTCCGGCGAGCCCGTGCGGCTGGCGTTCCTGCGCTCCGACGGCTCGGAGCTGCAGCCCGATCGGGTGGCCACCGTGCCGGGTCCCGGCGCGCTGTCGGCGGCCGGATGACCGGCCCCGCGTCGTCCGAGACTGAGTATCCGCTCGACTCTCCCTGATGACACGAGAAGCGGTTCCTAGGCTTCCTCGCATGGCACGCACCCTCCTCGTCGTCGGCGGATCCAGCGGCATCGGCCGTGAGGCGGTGCGCGAACTGGCCCCGGACTTCGACCGCGTGCTCATCCTGGGACGGGATGCGAGCCGCGGGCGCGCGGTCGCGGAGTCGATCTCGAC carries:
- the bcp gene encoding thioredoxin-dependent thiol peroxidase, which encodes MTDRLTAGSPAPDFTLADENGDQVALSDLRGEKVIVYFYPAASTPGCTKEACDFRDSLNSLKSAGYRVLGVSKDETAALQKFRDEQQLNFPLLSDPDLAVHRAYGAWGEKSLYGKTVTGSIRSTFVIDEQGAITLPLYNVKATGHVASLRKKLGLDA
- a CDS encoding cyclodeaminase/cyclohydrolase family protein encodes the protein MDVPSTGDSTVGEWMRRLAEPAGVPGGGAAVGVMLSIAAGLMSMVAAYTEADEPAERARALQRTALRLTDDDATVSGALGAAFRDHGDIRTASLDAARSSATLGEHACAAIADLEWLAEHGKPFLIADVAVATASLRGALAGARANLSYDLAALRSAGDDDAAIRTAHPALWDAADRFSEAIDRLDRLAAAIDDRAAPTSTHRPAAG
- a CDS encoding SDR family oxidoreductase, whose protein sequence is MTALRDSTVLITGANGGLGRSFVREALARGARKVYATARTPQEWDDARVVPLALDIDSIESVEAAAAVATDTTILINNAGVSDGGRRVLSIPVDDARRILGTNVVAQLAMTQRFAPVLADNGGGAVVNIHSALSWLGTGVYASSKAAFWSLSNALRVELREQGTHLVGAHLGYTDTPMTERLDVPKENPDDIVAAIFDGLEAGDYEVLADEASRATKAALSAPLEALYPALARV
- a CDS encoding winged helix-turn-helix transcriptional regulator, yielding MISPAERNARCSVARSLEVLGEKWTLLVVREALAGVTRFSGFRERLGIAPDILTARLDTLVGAGVLERRPYREAGRRQRDEYVLTDAGLRLTTVLAAFVDWGDAHRPSGHGPATVYVDRASGEPVRLAFLRSDGSELQPDRVATVPGPGALSAAG